Proteins encoded within one genomic window of Elaeis guineensis isolate ETL-2024a unplaced genomic scaffold, EG11 Super_Scaffold_1000123, whole genome shotgun sequence:
- the LOC140854564 gene encoding uncharacterized protein translates to MGPERYGRVRGYGVGVTPTQLSEVSRYTQHAAADAQDSRVRRLEAEIQEIRQSRAAEMEEMRQSRAEMQAMRGQIDRLTSLLEMYGSSQAPGISGTRRDSGTSRGDNDDHPPAD, encoded by the exons atgggaccagagcgctacggccgagtgaggggttatggagtaggagtcacccccactcagttatctgaggttagtagatatacgcagcatgctgcagcagatgctcaggattcacgcgttcgcagactcgaggcggagatacaggagattagacagagtcgtgccgctgagatggaggagatgcgacagagccgtgccgagatgcaggccatgaggggacagattgatcgccttacatctttattagagatgtatggttcatctcag gctcctggcatatcaggcacccgtcgagatagtggcacgtcacgtggagacaacgacgaccatccgcctgcagattga